One Roseomonas sp. OT10 DNA window includes the following coding sequences:
- a CDS encoding threonine ammonia-lyase, with product MPDGVTPPRHVALSDVRAAAGRIAGSVLRTPLVAPLAVSRAAGATVLLKLENLQATGAFKERGAANRLALLSPREREAGVIAMSAGNHAQAVARHAHLLGIRATIVMPRFTPSTKVVRTESWGARVVLHGDTLAEAAAHAHALRQAEGLVFVHPYDDPGVIAGQGTMALEILEDVPGIDALVIPVGGGGLVAGCAAVAAELRPGMPVYGVEVEGYPAMAQRLAGRPVAVGGPTIAEGIAVRDVGELPTAMLRHLATEVLVVPERAVETAIALLAEGAKVVAEGAGAAGLAAILTFPERFAGRTVATTVCGGNIDPRILANVLLREMLRDGRILRLHLDIPDRPGVLADIATRVAGAGGNVIEVSHQRLFAAPSVQSAELELMIEVRDAAQGEAIVAALEAGDYVVRRA from the coding sequence ATGCCGGATGGGGTGACCCCGCCGCGCCATGTGGCGCTGTCCGACGTGCGGGCGGCGGCCGGGCGCATCGCCGGCTCCGTGCTGCGCACGCCGCTGGTGGCGCCTCTGGCGGTGTCGCGCGCGGCCGGCGCCACGGTGCTGCTGAAGCTGGAGAACCTCCAGGCCACCGGCGCCTTCAAGGAGCGCGGCGCCGCCAACCGCCTCGCCCTGCTCTCCCCGCGCGAGCGGGAGGCCGGGGTGATCGCGATGAGCGCGGGCAACCATGCCCAGGCCGTGGCGCGGCACGCCCACCTTCTGGGCATCCGCGCCACCATCGTGATGCCGCGCTTCACCCCCTCCACCAAGGTGGTGCGGACGGAGAGCTGGGGCGCCCGCGTCGTGCTGCATGGCGACACCCTGGCCGAGGCGGCGGCGCATGCCCATGCGCTGCGGCAGGCCGAGGGGCTCGTCTTCGTCCACCCCTACGACGATCCCGGCGTGATCGCCGGCCAGGGCACCATGGCGCTGGAGATCCTGGAGGACGTGCCGGGAATCGACGCGCTGGTGATCCCGGTGGGCGGTGGCGGGCTGGTCGCCGGCTGTGCCGCCGTGGCCGCCGAGCTGCGCCCGGGGATGCCCGTCTACGGCGTGGAGGTGGAGGGCTACCCGGCCATGGCCCAGCGCCTGGCCGGCCGTCCCGTCGCGGTCGGCGGCCCGACCATCGCCGAGGGCATCGCCGTGCGCGACGTGGGCGAGTTGCCGACCGCCATGCTGCGCCACCTGGCCACGGAGGTGCTGGTGGTGCCGGAGCGCGCGGTGGAGACCGCCATCGCCCTGCTGGCCGAGGGCGCCAAGGTGGTGGCGGAAGGGGCGGGCGCCGCCGGCCTCGCCGCCATCCTGACCTTCCCGGAGCGCTTCGCCGGCCGCACCGTCGCCACCACCGTCTGCGGCGGCAACATCGACCCGCGCATCCTGGCCAACGTCCTGCTGCGCGAGATGCTGCGCGACGGCCGCATCCTGCGCCTGCACCTCGACATCCCCGACCGGCCGGGCGTGCTGGCCGACATCGCCACCCGCGTCGCCGGGGCGGGGGGAAACGTGATCGAGGTCAGCCACCAGCGCCTCTTCGCCGCGCCATCAGTGCAGTCGGCGGAGCTGGAGCTGATGATCGAGGTGCGGGACGCCGCCCAGGGCGAGGCCATCGTCGCCGCCCTGGAGGCGGGGGACTACGTCGTCCGGCGGGCCTGA
- the carA gene encoding glutamine-hydrolyzing carbamoyl-phosphate synthase small subunit — translation MMRSVEEIIGLAGGAEAVATRCGVGLEAVRKWRQARAVPAKHWPALIAATGLGLSDMPGVALSGAPAQPAASRAAPAPETPPVETSPVDQAKPDTTPDAVPPGATGCIVLADGSVFWGRGFGAAATQVGEICFNTGLTGYQETLTDPSYAAQIITFTFPHIGNVGANAEDMETVTPAARGLIVKEDPTAPSNYRAARDLEDWLKSYGIPGVAGVDTRALTIRIRDGGAPNGVICHAPDGVFDLPALRARAAGWPGLEGMDLAKEVSTRQSYRWEEGLWSWGQGYDKAPAKRHKVVAVDYGAKRNILRCLADAGCDVTVVPATATAEDILRHAPDGVFLSNGPGDPAATGEYAVPAIRGVLEKRVPVFGICLGHQLLALALGAKTYKLDRGHRGANQPVKDLATGKVEITSQNHGFAVDEKSLPEGVTVTHVSLFDGSNEGIAAEGKLAFSVQYHPEASPGPSDSHHLFHRFTDLIERNRA, via the coding sequence ATCATGCGATCCGTGGAAGAGATCATCGGCCTCGCCGGCGGGGCGGAGGCGGTCGCGACCCGCTGCGGGGTCGGGCTGGAGGCGGTGCGCAAGTGGCGCCAGGCCCGGGCCGTCCCCGCCAAGCACTGGCCGGCGCTGATCGCCGCGACCGGGCTCGGCCTGTCCGACATGCCGGGCGTTGCCCTCTCCGGCGCGCCCGCCCAGCCTGCGGCATCCCGCGCCGCTCCCGCCCCGGAAACGCCCCCCGTGGAGACCTCCCCCGTGGACCAAGCCAAGCCCGACACCACCCCCGACGCGGTTCCCCCCGGCGCCACCGGCTGCATCGTCCTGGCCGACGGGTCCGTCTTCTGGGGCCGCGGCTTCGGGGCCGCCGCCACCCAGGTCGGCGAGATCTGCTTCAACACGGGGCTGACCGGCTACCAGGAGACGCTGACCGACCCCTCCTACGCCGCGCAGATCATCACCTTCACCTTCCCCCATATCGGCAATGTCGGCGCCAATGCCGAGGACATGGAGACGGTCACCCCCGCCGCGCGCGGGCTGATCGTGAAGGAGGACCCGACCGCCCCCTCCAACTACCGCGCCGCGCGCGACCTGGAGGACTGGCTGAAGTCCTACGGCATCCCCGGGGTCGCGGGGGTGGACACCCGCGCCCTGACCATCCGCATCCGCGACGGCGGGGCGCCGAACGGGGTCATCTGCCACGCCCCGGACGGCGTCTTCGACCTGCCCGCGCTGCGCGCCCGGGCGGCCGGCTGGCCGGGGCTGGAGGGGATGGACCTGGCGAAGGAGGTCTCCACCCGGCAGAGCTACCGCTGGGAGGAGGGGCTGTGGTCCTGGGGCCAGGGCTACGACAAGGCCCCCGCGAAGCGGCACAAGGTCGTGGCGGTGGATTACGGCGCCAAGCGCAACATCCTGCGCTGCCTCGCCGATGCGGGCTGCGACGTGACGGTGGTGCCGGCGACCGCGACCGCCGAGGACATCCTGCGCCACGCGCCGGACGGGGTGTTCCTGTCCAACGGCCCGGGCGACCCGGCGGCGACGGGCGAATACGCCGTGCCCGCGATCCGCGGCGTGCTGGAGAAGCGGGTGCCCGTCTTCGGCATCTGCCTCGGCCACCAGCTCCTGGCCCTCGCCCTGGGGGCGAAGACCTACAAGCTTGACCGCGGCCATCGCGGGGCGAACCAGCCGGTGAAGGACCTCGCCACCGGCAAGGTGGAGATCACCTCGCAGAACCACGGCTTCGCGGTGGACGAGAAGAGCCTGCCGGAGGGGGTGACGGTGACGCACGTCTCCCTCTTCGACGGCTCCAACGAGGGCATCGCCGCCGAGGGGAAGCTGGCCTTCTCGGTGCAGTACCATCCGGAAGCCTCGCCCGGCCCCTCCGACAGCCACCACCTGTTCCACCGCTTCACCGACCTGATCGAGAGGAACCGGGCATGA
- a CDS encoding GatB/YqeY domain-containing protein, whose protein sequence is MDLRTRFTDELKTSMKAGTAARTSTLRMILAKLKDTDIAARPSGVDKVPEEQIVAMLRGMAKSRRESVEMYRQGNRPELAEKEEAEIAVIESFLPQQMDEAATTAAVEAAIAETGAASIKEMGKVMAALKAKHAATLDMAKVGPIVKAKLGG, encoded by the coding sequence ATGGACCTGCGCACCCGCTTCACCGACGAGCTCAAGACCTCCATGAAGGCCGGCACCGCCGCCCGCACCTCCACCCTGCGGATGATCCTGGCGAAGCTGAAGGACACGGACATCGCCGCCCGTCCCTCCGGCGTGGACAAGGTGCCGGAGGAGCAGATCGTCGCCATGCTGCGCGGCATGGCCAAGAGCCGGCGCGAGAGCGTGGAGATGTACCGCCAAGGCAACCGCCCCGAGCTGGCCGAGAAGGAGGAGGCGGAGATCGCGGTGATCGAGTCCTTCCTGCCGCAGCAGATGGACGAGGCCGCGACCACCGCCGCCGTGGAGGCCGCCATCGCCGAGACGGGCGCCGCCTCGATCAAGGAGATGGGCAAGGTCATGGCCGCGCTGAAGGCGAAGCACGCGGCCACGCTGGACATGGCCAAGGTCGGCCCGATCGTGAAGGCGAAGCTGGGGGGCTGA
- a CDS encoding LysE family translocator, whose amino-acid sequence MPSLTAILAVAALSVGLALTPGPNLLYLVSRSLAQGTRAGMVSLAGCVAGTVAIMLAAALGVAAALLALPYGFDVLRLGGAAYLGWMAWQCLKPGAAPIFAPRPLPRESDAKLFSVGLATAALNPKVALFYVAVLPAFLDPSRGGALSQIAVLGLVQIGINAAFDALFVLGAARVSAFLGSRPAWVAAQRWVLGGALGLLAVKLATTER is encoded by the coding sequence ATGCCGTCGCTGACCGCCATCCTCGCCGTCGCCGCGCTGTCCGTGGGCCTTGCGCTCACGCCGGGGCCGAACCTGCTCTACCTCGTCTCGCGCTCGCTGGCGCAGGGCACGCGGGCGGGGATGGTCTCGCTGGCGGGCTGCGTCGCGGGGACCGTCGCGATCATGCTCGCGGCCGCGCTGGGCGTGGCGGCGGCGCTGCTGGCCCTGCCCTACGGCTTCGACGTGCTGCGCCTGGGGGGCGCCGCCTACCTCGGCTGGATGGCGTGGCAATGCCTGAAGCCGGGCGCCGCGCCGATCTTCGCCCCCCGCCCCCTGCCCCGGGAATCGGATGCGAAGCTGTTCTCGGTCGGCCTCGCCACCGCCGCGCTGAACCCGAAGGTGGCACTGTTCTACGTGGCCGTGCTGCCCGCCTTCCTCGACCCGTCGCGCGGGGGCGCCCTGTCGCAGATCGCCGTGCTGGGCCTCGTGCAGATCGGCATCAACGCGGCGTTCGACGCGCTCTTCGTCCTGGGCGCCGCGCGCGTCTCCGCCTTCCTCGGCTCCCGCCCCGCCTGGGTGGCGGCGCAGCGCTGGGTGCTGGGCGGGGCGCTGGGCCTGCTCGCCGTGAAGCTCGCGACCACCGAGCGATGA
- a CDS encoding Lrp/AsnC family transcriptional regulator yields MSFESVDLDPTDLLIISELQRDGRITNVELARRVGLSAPPCLRRVRRLEQAGVVRGYHAEVEPVALGWEITVFALVGLETQKLSILEAFEAMVTEWPEVRECHMIRGGGDFLLRLVARDTAHENALTARLTGASHVLRVQTLQVIRTAKEEPGVPAALPAGGR; encoded by the coding sequence ATGTCATTCGAGTCTGTCGATCTCGATCCCACCGATCTGCTGATCATTTCGGAATTGCAGCGGGACGGGCGGATCACCAATGTGGAGCTGGCCCGCCGGGTGGGACTCTCCGCGCCGCCCTGTCTGCGCCGCGTGCGGCGGCTGGAGCAGGCCGGCGTGGTGCGCGGCTACCACGCCGAGGTGGAGCCCGTCGCGCTGGGCTGGGAGATCACCGTCTTCGCCCTGGTCGGGCTGGAGACCCAGAAGCTCTCCATCCTGGAGGCCTTCGAGGCGATGGTGACGGAATGGCCGGAGGTGCGCGAGTGCCACATGATCCGGGGCGGGGGGGACTTCCTGCTCCGCCTGGTGGCCCGCGACACGGCGCACGAGAACGCGCTGACGGCGCGGCTGACCGGGGCGAGCCACGTCCTGCGGGTGCAGACCCTCCAGGTCATCCGCACCGCCAAGGAGGAGCCCGGCGTGCCGGCCGCCCTGCCCGCAGGTGGGCGTTGA
- a CDS encoding Bug family tripartite tricarboxylate transporter substrate binding protein, protein MPHPVPRRPLLGAALTLAAAPLAGRARAQEAWPNRPVRLVVPFAAGGSTDILARLVSGPLGARLGQPVVVENRGGAGGTIGADAVVKATDNHTLLMAAIGTASMNYALYKGSITFKPEDLVAVTQVARVPNIIIAAPSLPAKTLAEAMALAKGKGGLTIGSPGSGTSNHLVGELLKEAAGVELIHVPFRGAGPMLAEVIAGRVDIAVDNLPSSLPHARDGRVRGLAVTGTQRVAALPDVPTVAEAGFPSVTASAWFGLQAPARMPRPAIERVATELQAALREPELRAKLAEQGAEPVGDTPEQFEAFIREEIARWTAVIQRGKITAE, encoded by the coding sequence ATGCCCCACCCCGTCCCGCGCCGCCCGCTGCTGGGTGCCGCCCTGACCCTCGCCGCCGCGCCGCTGGCGGGCCGGGCCCGCGCGCAGGAGGCCTGGCCCAACCGGCCCGTGCGCCTGGTCGTCCCCTTCGCCGCCGGCGGCTCCACCGACATCCTGGCGCGGCTCGTCAGCGGCCCGCTCGGCGCGCGGCTGGGCCAGCCGGTGGTGGTGGAGAACCGCGGCGGGGCCGGCGGCACCATCGGCGCGGATGCGGTGGTCAAGGCGACCGACAACCACACCCTGCTGATGGCGGCGATCGGCACCGCCTCGATGAACTATGCCCTCTACAAGGGCAGCATCACCTTCAAGCCGGAGGACCTGGTCGCCGTCACCCAGGTGGCGCGGGTGCCCAACATCATCATCGCCGCGCCGTCCCTGCCGGCGAAGACCCTGGCCGAGGCGATGGCCCTGGCGAAGGGCAAGGGCGGGCTGACCATCGGCAGCCCCGGCAGCGGCACCAGCAACCACCTGGTCGGCGAGCTGCTGAAGGAGGCGGCCGGGGTGGAGCTGATCCACGTTCCCTTCCGCGGCGCCGGGCCGATGCTGGCGGAGGTGATCGCGGGGCGGGTGGACATCGCCGTGGACAACCTGCCCTCCTCCCTGCCGCATGCGCGGGACGGGCGGGTGCGCGGGCTGGCCGTGACGGGCACGCAGCGCGTCGCCGCCCTGCCGGATGTCCCCACCGTGGCGGAGGCGGGCTTCCCCTCGGTGACGGCCTCCGCCTGGTTCGGGTTGCAGGCCCCGGCACGGATGCCGCGCCCGGCGATCGAGCGGGTAGCGACCGAGTTGCAGGCGGCGCTGCGCGAGCCGGAGCTGCGCGCGAAGCTCGCCGAGCAGGGCGCGGAGCCGGTCGGCGACACGCCGGAGCAGTTCGAAGCCTTCATCCGCGAGGAGATCGCGCGCTGGACCGCGGTGATCCAGCGCGGGAAGATCACGGCGGAGTAG
- a CDS encoding host attachment family protein produces MAELIPHNALIVVADGGKALLLRNAGRGLEVTLREEERLSPNPDGQGPSGSRPDEQSPKETGEATFAKEIAQSLYALKTRNAFEALVLVADPQTLGQIRDALHKTVEASVVQSIPKNLTNHTLPEIAAALG; encoded by the coding sequence ATGGCCGAGCTCATTCCCCACAATGCCCTCATCGTCGTAGCCGATGGCGGCAAAGCCCTGTTGCTGCGCAATGCCGGCCGGGGCCTGGAGGTCACGCTGCGGGAGGAGGAGCGCCTGTCGCCCAACCCTGACGGGCAGGGCCCGTCCGGCTCCCGCCCCGACGAGCAGAGCCCGAAGGAGACGGGGGAGGCCACCTTCGCCAAGGAGATCGCCCAGTCGCTTTACGCGCTGAAGACCAGGAACGCCTTCGAGGCGCTGGTCCTGGTCGCCGACCCGCAGACGCTCGGCCAGATCCGCGACGCCCTGCACAAGACGGTCGAGGCGAGCGTGGTGCAGTCGATCCCGAAGAACCTGACCAACCACACCCTGCCTGAGATCGCCGCTGCGTTGGGCTGA
- a CDS encoding SDR family NAD(P)-dependent oxidoreductase: MSALSDLTGRVALVVGGNGGIGLGLARGLAANGARVIVAGRNTAKNEAAVAALGQGAAALVVDMTDPAGPARLVDEAVALGGRLDILVNNAGGNIRKRPEEITDEEWATVLDTNLTGLMRTCRAAHPALKASGHGRVINTGSMLSLFGLPFSPAYGAAKGAVVQYTKSLASAWSKDGITCNAILPGWIDTDLTRGARQHVPTLEASVTARTPAGRWGTPDDFLGIGAFLASDAAAFITGTAIPVDGGFSAQG, from the coding sequence ATGAGCGCGCTGTCCGACCTGACCGGCCGCGTCGCCCTGGTGGTGGGCGGCAATGGCGGCATCGGCCTCGGACTCGCGCGCGGCCTCGCCGCGAACGGCGCCCGGGTGATCGTGGCCGGGCGCAACACGGCGAAGAACGAGGCCGCCGTGGCGGCGCTGGGCCAGGGTGCGGCCGCGCTGGTCGTGGACATGACCGACCCCGCCGGCCCGGCACGGCTGGTGGACGAGGCGGTGGCGCTGGGCGGGCGGCTCGACATCCTGGTCAACAATGCCGGCGGCAACATCCGCAAGCGGCCGGAGGAGATCACGGACGAGGAGTGGGCGACCGTCCTCGACACCAACCTCACCGGGCTGATGCGCACCTGCCGCGCCGCCCATCCGGCGCTGAAGGCCTCCGGGCACGGGCGGGTGATCAACACCGGCTCCATGCTCTCGCTGTTCGGGCTGCCCTTCTCCCCCGCCTACGGCGCCGCCAAGGGCGCGGTGGTGCAGTACACGAAGTCCCTCGCCTCCGCCTGGAGCAAGGACGGCATCACCTGCAACGCCATCCTGCCCGGCTGGATCGACACGGACCTGACGCGCGGCGCCCGTCAGCACGTCCCCACCCTGGAGGCGAGCGTCACCGCCCGCACCCCGGCCGGGCGCTGGGGCACGCCGGATGACTTCCTGGGCATCGGCGCCTTCCTGGCGAGCGATGCCGCCGCCTTCATCACCGGCACGGCCATCCCGGTGGATGGCGGCTTCTCGGCCCAGGGCTGA
- the carB gene encoding carbamoyl-phosphate synthase large subunit encodes MPKRTDLHSIMIIGAGPIVIGQACEFDYSGAQACKALRAEGYRVILVNSNPATIMTDPGLADATYIEPITVEVVEKIIAKERPDAILPTMGGQTALNTALKLAEAGVLAKYGCELIGAKAEVIDKAEDRLKFRDAMTKIGIESPRSAIAHTMEEARAGLELVKLPCVIRPSFTLGGTGGGIAYNREEFEQIVSAGLAASMTTEVLIEESVLGWKEYEMEVVRDSADNCIIVCSIENLDPMGVHTGDSVTVAPALTLTDKEYQRMRDASIACLREIGVDTGGSNVQFGVNPADGRMVVIEMNPRVSRSSALASKATGFPIAKIAAKLAVGYTLDELTNDITRTTPAAFEPTIDYVVVKIPRFTFEKFPGTPATLTTSMKSVGEAMAIGRSFAEALQKGLRSLETGLSGLDEIAPPGDGSREAYIAALATPTPDRSLTVAQALRAGLSVEEIHAACKFDPWFIRQIEGIVRAEAEVTAKGLPADATGLRRLKAMGFSDKRLAQLAGVDEPAVAAAREALAVKPVYKRIDTCAAEFASGTAYMYSTYEGGFGTPHCEADVSDRRKVLILGGGPNRIGQGIEFDYCCVHAAYALREAGFETIMVNCNPETVSTDYDTSDRLYFEPLTAEDVIALVRKEQERGEVLGCIVQYGGQTPLKLSQALSKAGIPILGTSAEAIDIAEDRERFQQLLHGLGLKQPKNGTVRGIEEAVAEAARIGYPVVVRPSYVLGGRAMEIAHDEAQLRRFGAEAVKVSGENPILIDQYLSDAIEVDVDCIADADGAVYVAGVMEHIEEAGIHSGDSACSLPPYSLPPAIVTELKAETEAMARALKVKGLMNVQYAVKGSEIYVLEVNPRASRTVPFVAKATGVPVAKIGARVMAGAKLSEFRLDDDAVAPHVAVKEAVFPFNRFPGVDVLLGPEMKSTGEVMGLDHSFERAFLKSQMGAGVKLPEAGAAFLSVRDSDKAAAVSLARRLSEMGFSLLATGGTAARLREAGLEVREVKKVLEGRPNCVDAIKSGEIQLVINTARGGQSVSDSFDIRRTALTNGIPHYTTIAGARAAVHAIAALRAGTLDVAPLQSYFAPSF; translated from the coding sequence ATGCCGAAGCGCACCGACCTCCACTCCATCATGATCATCGGCGCCGGTCCCATCGTGATCGGCCAGGCCTGCGAGTTCGACTATTCCGGCGCCCAGGCCTGCAAGGCGCTGCGCGCCGAGGGCTACCGGGTGATCCTGGTGAACTCCAACCCCGCCACGATCATGACCGATCCCGGGCTGGCGGACGCCACCTACATCGAGCCGATCACCGTCGAGGTGGTGGAGAAGATCATCGCCAAGGAGCGGCCGGACGCGATCCTGCCGACCATGGGCGGGCAGACCGCGCTGAACACGGCGCTGAAGCTGGCCGAGGCGGGGGTGCTGGCGAAGTACGGCTGCGAGCTGATCGGCGCCAAGGCGGAGGTGATCGACAAGGCGGAGGACCGGCTGAAGTTCCGCGACGCCATGACCAAGATCGGCATCGAGAGCCCGCGCTCGGCCATCGCGCACACGATGGAGGAGGCGCGCGCCGGGCTGGAGCTGGTCAAGCTGCCCTGCGTCATCCGGCCGAGCTTCACGCTCGGCGGCACGGGCGGCGGCATCGCCTACAATCGCGAGGAGTTCGAGCAGATCGTCTCCGCCGGCCTCGCCGCCTCGATGACGACGGAGGTGCTGATCGAGGAGAGCGTGCTCGGCTGGAAGGAGTACGAGATGGAGGTGGTCCGCGATTCCGCGGACAACTGCATCATCGTCTGCTCCATCGAGAACCTCGACCCGATGGGCGTGCACACCGGCGATTCCGTGACCGTCGCGCCCGCGCTGACGCTGACGGACAAGGAGTACCAGCGCATGCGCGATGCCTCCATCGCCTGCCTGCGCGAGATCGGCGTCGACACCGGCGGCTCCAACGTGCAGTTCGGCGTGAACCCGGCCGACGGGCGCATGGTGGTGATCGAGATGAACCCGCGCGTCAGCCGCTCCTCGGCGCTGGCCTCCAAGGCCACCGGCTTCCCGATCGCCAAGATCGCCGCCAAGCTTGCCGTCGGCTACACGCTGGACGAGCTGACCAACGACATCACCCGCACGACGCCGGCCGCCTTCGAGCCGACCATCGACTACGTGGTGGTGAAGATCCCCCGCTTCACCTTCGAGAAGTTCCCCGGCACCCCGGCGACGCTGACCACGTCCATGAAGTCGGTGGGCGAGGCCATGGCGATCGGCCGCTCCTTCGCCGAAGCCCTGCAGAAGGGGCTGCGCAGCCTGGAGACGGGGCTGAGCGGGCTGGACGAGATCGCCCCCCCCGGTGACGGCTCGCGCGAGGCCTACATCGCGGCCCTCGCCACGCCCACGCCGGATCGCAGCCTGACGGTGGCGCAGGCGCTGCGCGCGGGCCTGTCGGTGGAGGAGATCCACGCGGCCTGCAAGTTCGACCCGTGGTTCATCCGCCAGATCGAGGGCATCGTCCGCGCCGAGGCGGAGGTGACGGCGAAGGGCCTGCCCGCCGACGCCACGGGGCTGCGCCGCCTGAAGGCCATGGGCTTCTCGGACAAGCGCCTGGCGCAGCTCGCCGGGGTGGACGAGCCCGCCGTGGCCGCGGCGCGCGAGGCGCTGGCGGTGAAGCCCGTCTACAAGCGCATCGACACCTGCGCCGCCGAGTTCGCCTCCGGCACGGCCTACATGTACTCGACCTACGAGGGCGGCTTCGGCACGCCGCATTGCGAGGCGGACGTCTCCGACCGCAGGAAGGTCCTCATCCTCGGCGGCGGGCCCAACCGCATCGGCCAGGGCATCGAGTTCGACTACTGCTGCGTCCATGCCGCCTATGCGCTGCGCGAGGCGGGGTTCGAGACCATCATGGTCAACTGCAACCCCGAGACCGTCTCCACCGACTACGACACCTCCGACCGCCTCTACTTCGAGCCGCTGACGGCGGAGGACGTGATCGCCCTGGTCCGCAAGGAGCAGGAGAGGGGCGAGGTGCTGGGCTGCATCGTGCAGTATGGCGGCCAGACCCCGCTGAAGCTCTCCCAGGCGCTGAGCAAGGCGGGCATCCCCATCCTGGGCACCAGCGCCGAGGCGATCGACATCGCCGAGGACCGCGAGCGCTTCCAGCAGCTCCTGCACGGGCTCGGCCTCAAGCAGCCGAAGAACGGCACGGTGCGCGGCATCGAGGAGGCGGTGGCCGAGGCCGCCCGCATCGGCTACCCGGTGGTGGTGCGCCCCTCCTACGTGCTGGGCGGCCGCGCCATGGAGATCGCCCATGACGAGGCGCAGCTCCGCCGCTTCGGCGCGGAGGCGGTCAAGGTCTCGGGCGAGAACCCGATCCTGATCGACCAGTACCTCTCCGACGCCATCGAGGTGGACGTGGACTGCATCGCCGATGCGGACGGCGCCGTCTACGTCGCGGGGGTGATGGAGCACATCGAGGAGGCGGGCATCCATTCCGGGGATTCCGCCTGCTCCCTGCCGCCCTATTCCCTGCCGCCCGCCATCGTGACGGAGCTGAAGGCGGAGACGGAGGCGATGGCGCGCGCCCTGAAGGTCAAGGGCCTGATGAACGTGCAGTATGCGGTCAAGGGCAGCGAGATCTACGTGCTGGAGGTGAACCCCCGCGCCTCGCGCACCGTGCCCTTCGTTGCCAAGGCGACGGGCGTGCCGGTGGCCAAGATCGGCGCGCGCGTCATGGCGGGCGCGAAGCTCTCCGAGTTCCGCCTGGACGACGATGCGGTGGCGCCGCACGTCGCGGTGAAGGAGGCGGTCTTCCCCTTCAACCGCTTCCCCGGCGTGGACGTGCTGCTGGGCCCGGAGATGAAGTCCACGGGCGAGGTGATGGGCCTCGACCATTCCTTCGAGCGCGCCTTCCTCAAGTCCCAGATGGGCGCCGGGGTGAAGCTGCCGGAGGCGGGCGCCGCGTTCCTCTCCGTGCGCGACAGCGACAAGGCCGCCGCCGTCTCCCTGGCCCGGCGCCTCTCCGAGATGGGCTTCTCCCTGCTGGCCACCGGCGGCACCGCCGCCCGGCTGCGCGAGGCGGGGCTGGAGGTCCGCGAGGTCAAGAAGGTGCTGGAGGGCCGGCCGAACTGCGTGGACGCCATCAAGTCCGGCGAGATCCAGCTGGTGATCAACACCGCCCGGGGCGGGCAGTCCGTCTCGGACAGCTTCGACATCCGCCGGACCGCCCTGACCAACGGCATCCCGCACTACACCACCATCGCGGGCGCCCGGGCGGCCGTGCACGCCATCGCGGCGCTGCGGGCCGGAACGCTTGATGTGGCGCCGTTGCAGTCCTACTTTGCCCCCTCATTCTGA
- the greA gene encoding transcription elongation factor GreA — MQKFPMTAEGLSRLEDELRVLRAEERPAVIRAIAEARAHGDLSENAEYHAAREKQSFIEGRIAELESIIPSVEVIDVSKLSGDQVRFGARVTIIDEETEDEKTYRIVGAYEADMKNGSISISSPLAKALLGKKTGDSVEVPAPGGARSVEITAVAFA, encoded by the coding sequence GTGCAGAAGTTCCCGATGACCGCCGAGGGACTGTCCCGGCTTGAGGACGAGCTGCGAGTGCTCCGCGCCGAGGAACGGCCCGCGGTGATCCGCGCCATCGCGGAGGCCCGCGCCCATGGCGACCTGTCCGAGAACGCCGAGTACCACGCGGCGCGCGAGAAGCAGTCCTTCATCGAGGGGCGCATCGCCGAGCTGGAATCGATCATCCCCTCGGTCGAGGTGATCGACGTCTCCAAGCTGTCCGGGGACCAGGTGCGCTTCGGCGCCAGGGTCACGATCATCGACGAGGAGACGGAGGACGAGAAGACCTACCGCATCGTCGGTGCCTACGAGGCGGACATGAAGAACGGGTCGATCTCCATCTCCTCCCCGCTCGCCAAGGCGCTGCTGGGCAAGAAGACCGGCGACAGCGTGGAGGTGCCCGCCCCCGGCGGCGCCCGCTCCGTCGAGATCACCGCCGTCGCCTTCGCCTGA